In Octopus bimaculoides isolate UCB-OBI-ISO-001 chromosome 21, ASM119413v2, whole genome shotgun sequence, a single window of DNA contains:
- the LOC106884113 gene encoding histone H1-delta, with protein MSDSTKSKSTKPKAPPSHPKYSEMVASAIKSLNQKGGSSKAAIMKYITANYKVGNNTPRVNGNVKLTLRQGVLKHILAQTKGVGATGSFKLRKTAAKGEKKQKKVKRPAKVGKKPVTKKNKSAKPKKLAPKSAKSPKSAKSRVVKPQKVAAKKSAKKVTKKKAVKKPTTKKATKK; from the coding sequence aTGAGCGACTCTACTAAAAGCAAGTCTACTAAGCCTAAGGCTCCTCCTAGCCATCCCAAATACAGCGAGATGGTTGCCAGCGCTATCAAATCCCTGAATCAAAAAGGTGGTTCGTCTAAAGCTGCTATCATGAAGTACATTACCGCCAATTACAAAGTTGGAAACAATACTCCCCGGGTCAACGGTAACGTCAAACTTACTCTGAGACAAGGTGTCCTGAAGCACATTCTTGCCCAAACAAAAGGTGTTGGTGCCACCGGTTCTTTCAAACTCCGCAAGACTGCAGCCAAAGGcgagaagaaacagaagaaggtGAAGAGGCCCGCCAAGGTCGGCAAAAAACCTGTTACTAAGAAGAACAAATCTGCGAAACCTAAGAAACTAGCACCAAAGTCTGCCAAATCTCCTAAATCCGCTAAATCCAGGGTAGTTAAACCCCAAAAGGTTGCCGCCAAGAAGTCAGCGAAGAAAGTGACGAAGAAGAAAGCTGTTAAGAAACCAACTACAAAGAAAGCTACCAAAaagtaa